The following proteins are co-located in the Streptomyces asiaticus genome:
- a CDS encoding transposase family protein produces MPCPRCGVVSWRVHGRYARRLADAPFGGVPAVTELVVRRFKCLNPQCPALTFAEQVEGLTSPHGRYTPRLSALLTSIAACLAGRPGARLATRAKHSRRQGQTAGPPPTVTGVAAGQRARPRGRRLLVAIRGVRRRSIRVVVGFLRR; encoded by the coding sequence GTGCCGTGCCCAAGATGCGGGGTGGTGTCGTGGCGTGTGCACGGCCGGTACGCGCGCCGGCTCGCTGACGCGCCCTTCGGCGGAGTCCCAGCGGTGACCGAACTCGTGGTGCGCCGGTTCAAGTGCCTCAATCCGCAGTGTCCAGCGTTGACGTTCGCCGAGCAGGTCGAGGGGCTGACCAGCCCGCATGGCCGGTACACGCCGCGGCTGAGCGCACTGCTCACCTCGATCGCCGCATGTCTGGCGGGCCGGCCGGGTGCGCGGCTCGCAACCCGCGCTAAGCATTCGCGTCGCCAAGGACAAACCGCTGGACCTCCTCCGACGGTTACCGGAGTTGCCGCAGGCCAGCGTGCGCGTCCTCGGGGTCGACGACTACTTGTCGCGATCCGTGGAGTCAGGAGGAGGTCGATTCGCGTGGTCGTAGGCTTCCTGCGACGCTGA
- a CDS encoding winged helix-turn-helix transcriptional regulator translates to MGRRHFVVTTQAESVLRGSPYRADCPTRHILDRIGDRWTVLIVGALWDGNARFSELRRRIEGVSQKMLTQTLRGLERDGLVRRTVYPEVPVRVEYALTEAGRTLREPLRALQEWSIAHLGDVSASQEAYDHANRPPPDSTDRDK, encoded by the coding sequence ATGGGAAGAAGGCACTTTGTGGTAACCACCCAGGCCGAGTCGGTGCTCCGCGGCAGCCCCTACCGCGCGGACTGCCCGACTCGCCACATACTGGATCGCATTGGCGACCGTTGGACGGTGCTCATAGTGGGCGCCCTCTGGGACGGCAACGCCCGCTTCTCAGAGCTGCGCCGACGCATTGAGGGCGTCTCGCAGAAGATGCTCACCCAGACTCTCCGCGGGCTCGAACGAGACGGGCTCGTGCGCCGCACCGTCTACCCCGAAGTTCCGGTCCGCGTCGAGTACGCGCTCACCGAGGCGGGCCGCACCCTGCGCGAGCCACTGCGCGCACTACAGGAATGGTCGATCGCGCACCTCGGCGACGTGTCAGCGTCGCAGGAAGCCTACGACCACGCGAATCGACCTCCTCCTGACTCCACGGATCGCGACAAGTAG
- a CDS encoding NAD(P)-dependent oxidoreductase: MSRITVIGGTGYAGSAIVAEAAARGHQVTALSRSLPDAPIPNVTYVQGDATDEATLSAPIEGADVVVGALAPRGPLAGTFRDVYRTIARLADTAGVPLFVVGGYSSLRPAPGADRFVTDLSHIPAELHEEIRAGAALIIEDLPATPATLDWAFVSPALRFGAHMPGERLGHYRLGDDVAVQPEDGGAISAADYALGLVDLIEKGDHHRAQVNLGH; the protein is encoded by the coding sequence GTGTCTCGCATTACCGTCATCGGCGGCACAGGCTATGCCGGTTCGGCCATCGTTGCGGAGGCCGCTGCTCGCGGTCACCAGGTCACCGCCCTGAGCCGCTCGCTCCCCGACGCGCCCATCCCGAACGTGACCTATGTCCAAGGCGACGCCACCGACGAAGCAACGCTCTCGGCACCCATTGAGGGCGCGGACGTCGTAGTGGGCGCACTCGCCCCACGCGGCCCGCTGGCCGGCACCTTCCGCGACGTCTACCGCACCATCGCGCGTCTGGCCGATACCGCAGGCGTACCCCTGTTCGTCGTCGGCGGCTACTCGTCGCTGCGCCCTGCACCCGGGGCGGATCGCTTCGTCACCGACCTCAGCCACATCCCCGCAGAGCTCCACGAAGAGATCCGCGCCGGGGCGGCGCTCATCATTGAGGACCTCCCGGCCACGCCCGCGACACTCGACTGGGCCTTTGTGAGCCCGGCGCTCAGGTTCGGCGCACATATGCCCGGCGAACGACTCGGCCATTATCGGCTCGGCGACGACGTCGCGGTCCAGCCCGAGGACGGCGGCGCGATCTCCGCCGCGGACTATGCCCTCGGGCTCGTCGACCTGATCGAGAAAGGCGACCACCACAGGGCACAGGTCAACCTCGGCCACTGA
- a CDS encoding DUF3500 domain-containing protein — protein MDLSALPPDLQAVVQESFPPVLERAKEPLVGITTDGHVVPDLFALQDTGWNPEPARKAATAFLDCLTPAQREDVLFAVDADEWRMWINAFPNWDPHGLRLEDLEPAQREHALAILEASLSATGFSDARTAMKLNAALGELIDQYRDTLTEYCYFFAVFGTPSATEPWGWQLWGHHLDVHCFIIGRQMVLTPTFIGAEPTEADRGTHKGLRLFDEQRTAGLDLRRSLHPEQARQAVLYTSIRGQDLPAELADPVNGRHLGGAAQDNRVIPYAGLPASGLSHRQRESLLHLVKTYAQRLPDGPAAAFMESIEQHLDDTHIAWIGGSGDDDAFYYRVHSPVVLIEYDCHQGVFLDNDQPEPFHVHTIVRTPNGGDYGRDLLRRHLARHHPRQRIGR, from the coding sequence GTGGATCTCTCCGCCCTTCCCCCGGATCTCCAGGCGGTAGTACAGGAGTCGTTCCCGCCCGTGCTCGAGAGGGCGAAGGAGCCGCTGGTCGGCATCACGACGGACGGGCACGTGGTACCCGATCTTTTCGCCCTCCAGGACACCGGCTGGAATCCCGAGCCCGCGAGGAAGGCGGCGACCGCCTTCCTCGACTGCCTCACTCCCGCGCAGCGCGAAGACGTCCTATTCGCCGTCGACGCGGACGAATGGCGTATGTGGATCAATGCCTTTCCGAACTGGGATCCGCACGGCCTGCGCCTGGAGGACCTTGAGCCCGCGCAGCGCGAGCATGCGCTCGCGATCCTCGAGGCATCCTTATCCGCCACCGGCTTCTCCGACGCTCGGACGGCGATGAAACTCAACGCCGCGCTCGGCGAGCTGATCGACCAGTACCGCGACACCCTGACCGAATACTGTTATTTCTTCGCAGTGTTCGGCACCCCCTCGGCAACGGAGCCGTGGGGATGGCAACTGTGGGGCCACCACCTCGACGTGCACTGCTTCATCATCGGCCGGCAGATGGTCCTCACCCCGACCTTCATCGGCGCCGAGCCCACCGAGGCCGACCGCGGTACCCACAAGGGCTTGCGCCTGTTCGACGAGCAGCGGACGGCCGGTCTCGACCTGCGGCGCAGCTTGCACCCTGAACAGGCACGTCAGGCCGTTCTCTACACATCGATCCGGGGGCAGGACTTGCCCGCCGAACTCGCCGACCCGGTCAACGGCAGGCACCTGGGTGGCGCCGCCCAAGACAACCGCGTCATCCCCTACGCGGGGCTACCGGCCAGCGGACTCTCCCACAGGCAACGGGAGTCGCTGCTCCACTTGGTGAAGACCTACGCGCAGCGACTCCCGGACGGTCCCGCCGCCGCGTTCATGGAAAGCATCGAGCAGCATCTCGACGACACGCACATCGCCTGGATCGGCGGGAGCGGCGACGATGACGCCTTCTACTACCGCGTCCACAGCCCCGTCGTCCTGATCGAATACGACTGCCACCAAGGTGTCTTCCTCGACAACGACCAGCCCGAACCGTTCCACGTCCACACCATCGTGCGCACCCCCAACGGTGGCGACTACGGACGCGACCTGCTGCGCCGACACCTCGCCCGCCACCATCCACGGCAACGCATCGGACGCTGA
- a CDS encoding Hsp20/alpha crystallin family protein codes for MTLPVRRVSRAPLAERRHPGWTTGPLAEFDDLFSRMGSLLESTVGSLTPMTEGTTWSPSADVSETDDAYQIEAGLPGVKREDVDIEMAGQELVISGELKERERADVLRRGTRRTGRFEYRALLPGEIDADSVRAALHDGVLSVEIPKVAAAKPRHIEITTGD; via the coding sequence ATGACGCTTCCTGTGCGACGCGTCAGCCGGGCGCCGCTGGCGGAACGCCGTCACCCGGGCTGGACCACGGGCCCTCTCGCGGAGTTCGACGACCTGTTCAGCCGCATGGGCAGCCTGCTGGAGTCCACGGTGGGTTCCCTGACGCCGATGACCGAGGGGACAACGTGGTCGCCGTCGGCCGACGTCTCCGAGACCGATGACGCTTACCAGATCGAAGCCGGCCTCCCCGGCGTCAAGCGCGAGGATGTCGACATCGAGATGGCGGGGCAGGAACTGGTCATCAGCGGCGAGCTCAAGGAACGCGAACGCGCCGACGTCCTGCGGCGCGGCACCCGCCGTACCGGCCGTTTCGAGTACCGGGCTCTTCTCCCGGGTGAGATCGACGCCGACAGCGTCCGCGCGGCTCTGCACGACGGCGTGCTGAGCGTGGAGATCCCCAAGGTGGCGGCGGCCAAGCCCCGGCACATCGAGATCACCACAGGTGACTGA
- a CDS encoding STAS domain-containing protein: MDALKISFHGQAVWPVIQVAGQLDPETRDQLRHQLDQLIATRNPARVIVDFSQLRLCDASGLSALIAANREARRRHGELRLVCPEGKVRRLLRLTQIARMIPVFDSVPQAIANGESSLYPTALRQGMQ; encoded by the coding sequence ATGGACGCGCTGAAGATTTCTTTCCATGGCCAGGCCGTGTGGCCGGTCATCCAGGTGGCCGGGCAGCTCGACCCCGAGACGCGGGACCAGCTGCGCCACCAGCTCGATCAGCTCATTGCCACGCGCAATCCGGCCAGAGTCATTGTCGACTTCTCCCAGCTGCGCCTCTGTGACGCCAGTGGTCTGAGCGCGCTCATAGCCGCGAACCGGGAAGCCCGGAGGCGCCACGGTGAACTTCGTCTGGTGTGCCCGGAGGGGAAGGTCCGGCGACTGCTGAGACTCACGCAAATAGCCCGGATGATTCCGGTCTTCGACAGCGTCCCCCAGGCCATCGCCAACGGCGAAAGCAGCCTATACCCCACCGCACTGCGCCAAGGAATGCAGTGA
- a CDS encoding DUF2267 domain-containing protein, translating into MQWEAFLTAVQERGEYPSPQEAERSSRVVLALLGAHLVGDVRAELAARLPETFALVLLNPLQAHEPLSPERFIRATAAWIEGASEQTATWDVSAVLSVVADLVGEDLLNRILLQLPSGYDLLFGRPLPG; encoded by the coding sequence ATGCAGTGGGAGGCGTTCCTGACGGCGGTCCAGGAGCGGGGTGAATACCCTTCACCGCAGGAGGCCGAGCGGTCGTCGCGCGTCGTCCTCGCTCTGCTGGGAGCTCACCTGGTGGGCGATGTGCGAGCCGAGCTGGCCGCCCGGCTCCCGGAGACGTTCGCGCTGGTACTGCTCAACCCGCTCCAGGCGCATGAACCGCTCTCGCCCGAGCGGTTCATTCGTGCGACGGCGGCATGGATCGAGGGAGCCAGCGAGCAGACCGCGACATGGGATGTCAGCGCCGTGCTCAGCGTCGTGGCCGACCTCGTCGGCGAAGACCTGCTGAACCGGATCCTGCTGCAGCTTCCCTCGGGCTACGACCTGCTGTTCGGCCGGCCGCTACCCGGCTGA
- a CDS encoding nuclear transport factor 2 family protein, whose translation MFAQPGSRPADRLSRRRMTNTLVTVVSATTATATSYLAAYRVDGYVDGMLPPRLPANIGHYEDTFQQVNGDWLLASQAVFLPFGGGTEHLSTVPRDA comes from the coding sequence ATGTTCGCCCAGCCGGGCTCTCGGCCGGCGGACCGGTTGTCACGTCGCAGGATGACGAACACCCTGGTCACGGTAGTCTCCGCAACGACGGCGACCGCAACCTCGTATCTGGCGGCTTACCGTGTCGACGGCTATGTCGACGGGATGCTCCCGCCGCGGCTCCCCGCCAACATCGGCCACTACGAGGACACGTTTCAGCAGGTCAACGGCGACTGGCTCCTCGCCTCCCAAGCCGTGTTCCTGCCTTTTGGCGGCGGTACGGAGCATCTGTCCACCGTGCCTCGCGACGCGTGA
- a CDS encoding M64 family metallopeptidase — protein MRRRGSIFLTAAVLCATGLAALPAGSATAGTPEPTESREVFSPDGTITPVKVPKQVEAPVAKADVKAAAAANVTAIQDTGPSASRFDMVIVGDGYTASQMGLLRQHAQAKWNEIAATAPWNKYRQSVNVWLVNVVSNQSGVDNDPVQGVNRDTALDMAFFCGGTPHLLCLNEAKAKSYAAQAPEVDAIVAVGNSTKYGGAGYPSLSTVAGGNPDSGRIAIHELGHSVGGLADEYYTPGTTYSGAEPQAPNVTTDPRGSKWASYLGQSTPDGGVIGAYQGGNYYERGIYRPSQDSLMRNINKEFNLLGLAAMNRAISSRIH, from the coding sequence ATGCGCCGAAGAGGTTCCATCTTCCTGACGGCAGCCGTGCTGTGTGCCACCGGACTCGCCGCGTTGCCCGCGGGGTCCGCGACCGCGGGCACCCCCGAACCGACCGAATCGCGGGAGGTGTTCTCACCGGACGGCACCATCACGCCGGTCAAGGTACCCAAGCAGGTCGAGGCCCCGGTCGCGAAGGCCGACGTGAAGGCAGCCGCGGCCGCGAATGTGACGGCCATTCAGGACACGGGACCGTCCGCCTCGCGGTTCGACATGGTGATCGTGGGCGACGGCTACACGGCCTCGCAGATGGGGCTGCTGCGTCAGCACGCACAGGCGAAGTGGAACGAGATCGCCGCCACGGCGCCGTGGAACAAGTACCGCCAGTCCGTCAACGTATGGCTGGTCAATGTCGTGTCCAACCAGTCCGGCGTGGACAACGACCCGGTCCAGGGCGTCAATCGCGATACCGCCCTCGACATGGCTTTCTTCTGCGGCGGTACCCCTCACCTGCTGTGCCTGAACGAGGCGAAGGCCAAATCGTACGCCGCCCAGGCTCCTGAGGTCGACGCGATCGTCGCCGTGGGCAACTCCACCAAGTACGGCGGCGCGGGCTACCCGAGCCTCTCCACCGTGGCGGGCGGCAACCCGGATTCGGGCCGCATCGCCATCCACGAACTCGGCCACTCCGTGGGCGGACTCGCCGACGAGTACTACACGCCGGGCACCACCTACTCCGGAGCCGAGCCCCAGGCACCCAACGTCACCACCGACCCGCGCGGCTCCAAGTGGGCCTCCTACCTCGGACAGAGCACTCCTGACGGCGGCGTCATCGGCGCCTACCAGGGCGGGAATTACTACGAGCGCGGCATCTACCGGCCGTCGCAGGACTCCCTGATGCGCAACATCAACAAGGAGTTCAACCTGCTCGGCCTCGCCGCGATGAACCGGGC